Proteins encoded together in one Terriglobus saanensis SP1PR4 window:
- a CDS encoding phosphatidate cytidylyltransferase — translation MKRILTAIVLIALVFGLIFWSNPQALIAFCGIVACLAAYEFAALTKAGGAPIPAWWMIPAVIIFFVVTDYRPMEAPLPVLSFLGLSLLTVSAFRGQLERALPTAASGFFALIYIAYPLSLLPLFAQKENGVALLIFLMLAVWTGDIAALYIGKAFGRHKLAPSLSPNKTWEGAFASIAGSVLITAILIVVSNTLTSRGNTLLHISEPVWQTLLLAALVNIAAQVGDLLESAIKRGVGVKDSGAMLPGHGGILDRIDALLTAAPVLWYLLLLKEAFGLGPF, via the coding sequence ATGAAGCGCATTCTTACCGCCATCGTTCTGATCGCCCTCGTCTTCGGTCTCATCTTCTGGAGTAATCCCCAGGCCCTCATCGCCTTCTGCGGGATCGTGGCCTGCCTGGCCGCCTACGAGTTCGCCGCCCTCACCAAGGCCGGTGGCGCACCGATCCCCGCTTGGTGGATGATCCCCGCCGTCATCATCTTCTTCGTAGTAACCGACTACCGACCGATGGAGGCCCCGCTCCCGGTACTAAGCTTTCTCGGTCTCTCTCTGCTCACCGTCTCCGCCTTTCGTGGACAACTGGAGCGCGCCCTTCCCACCGCCGCTTCAGGATTTTTTGCGCTCATTTACATCGCTTACCCGCTTTCGCTCCTCCCCCTCTTCGCGCAAAAAGAGAACGGCGTCGCGCTTCTCATCTTCCTTATGCTCGCTGTCTGGACAGGAGATATCGCCGCCCTCTACATCGGCAAAGCCTTCGGCCGACACAAGCTGGCACCCTCGCTCAGCCCAAACAAAACCTGGGAAGGCGCCTTCGCCTCCATCGCCGGGTCGGTGCTCATTACGGCCATTCTGATCGTGGTCTCGAACACGCTGACCAGCCGCGGCAACACCCTCCTCCACATCAGCGAACCCGTCTGGCAGACCCTCCTGCTCGCCGCCCTGGTCAACATCGCCGCCCAGGTGGGAGATCTTCTCGAATCCGCCATCAAGCGCGGTGTGGGCGTAAAGGACTCCGGCGCAATGCTTCCCGGCCACGGAGGCATCCTCGACCGTATCGATGCCCTCCTTACCGCCGCACCGGTGCTCTGGTATCTCCTGCTGCTGAAAGAGGCCTTCGGCCTCGGTCCCTTTTAG
- the dxr gene encoding 1-deoxy-D-xylulose-5-phosphate reductoisomerase — translation MKNIAILGSTGSIGTSTLDICARYPELYRPVALAAGRNVEVALQQCRQWRPKYISMADEETAATLKALLVDNTDTEVLHGTAGSVAVATLSEVDFVVSAIVGVAGLEATYEAVLAGKTIGLANKEALVAAGELIIAAAKKNNVALLPIDSEHNAIHQCMRGGTSAEVKQIWLTASGGPFRNTPLDEFAKITPAQALKHPTWVMGQRITVDSATMLNKGLEIIEACRLFNLPPGKVRVTIHPQSTVHSLVEYIDGSILAQISVTDMRLPILYALAYPDRIASDLTFDLSTLSQLDFQQPNLDRFPCLRLSYEAAEKSQAHCIALNASDEIAVAAFLAGNLPFLGIPRTIEEVLARTTASSPATIADVLALDQQARALAREIIAAES, via the coding sequence GTGAAGAACATCGCAATTCTCGGATCCACCGGTTCCATCGGCACCTCCACCCTCGATATCTGCGCCCGCTACCCGGAGCTCTACCGTCCCGTCGCACTCGCCGCCGGACGCAACGTTGAAGTCGCCCTCCAGCAGTGCCGGCAATGGCGTCCGAAATACATCTCGATGGCCGACGAAGAAACGGCCGCGACGCTTAAGGCGCTACTCGTGGACAACACCGACACCGAAGTCCTCCACGGTACCGCAGGCTCCGTGGCAGTTGCCACCCTCAGCGAAGTCGACTTCGTCGTCTCCGCCATCGTGGGCGTTGCGGGCCTCGAAGCCACCTACGAAGCCGTGCTCGCGGGCAAGACCATCGGTCTCGCCAACAAAGAAGCGCTCGTCGCCGCAGGCGAACTCATCATCGCCGCGGCCAAAAAGAACAACGTGGCGCTGCTCCCCATCGACTCCGAACACAACGCCATCCACCAGTGCATGCGTGGCGGCACCTCGGCAGAGGTTAAGCAGATATGGCTTACCGCCAGCGGCGGTCCATTTCGGAACACGCCGCTCGATGAGTTCGCGAAGATCACGCCCGCGCAGGCCCTCAAACATCCGACCTGGGTCATGGGCCAGCGCATCACCGTCGATTCGGCCACCATGCTCAACAAGGGCCTCGAAATCATCGAAGCCTGCCGCCTCTTCAACTTGCCCCCCGGCAAAGTCCGCGTGACCATCCACCCCCAGTCCACGGTTCACTCCCTCGTGGAGTACATCGATGGCAGTATCCTGGCGCAGATCTCGGTCACGGATATGCGCCTGCCGATCCTCTACGCGCTCGCCTACCCCGACCGGATCGCCTCCGACCTCACCTTCGACCTCTCCACGCTCTCGCAGCTCGACTTTCAACAGCCCAACCTCGACCGCTTCCCCTGCCTCCGTCTCTCCTATGAAGCAGCCGAAAAGAGCCAGGCCCACTGCATCGCGCTCAACGCCTCGGATGAGATCGCCGTTGCCGCCTTCCTTGCCGGAAACCTGCCATTTCTCGGTATCCCGCGTACAATCGAAGAGGTTCTGGCTCGGACAACCGCATCTTCGCCAGCCACGATCGCAGACGTTCTCGCTCTCGATCAACAGGCCCGCGCACTTGCTCGCGAAATCATCGCAGCCGAGTCATAA
- the rseP gene encoding RIP metalloprotease RseP, whose protein sequence is MSLFSHLPGLINFVLILGVMVLVHEFGHFLVAKLCGVRVEAFAFGFGKRLFGYRGKSGTDYRINLFPFGGYVKMTGEIEVDGIAHTDDTAPRDDAGNFNVKPRWQRILIALAGPVFNFILAFFILFAVNLFHHEVAEGLQGAAVIDYVAKGSAADAAGLQLGDTITRFDKVENPAWLDIFNRSMLHLNQPVAISYLHNGQSVDKQIIITSNGKLDDYDPIATGWIPRAQNTPLIVASVLPDSAMSEAGAQAGDRIATIDGLPLRSTEATSAYMTDQKGQPITLGILRNNASLTLKATPRLTEVPKRGKVYRLGFSVNPPPARVERMSFAGAVKQSWDDNKKTSLLIVDMLHGMFTREVSVRNVSGPVGIFQQIDTASSISKWYVLMLAAGISVNLGIFNLLPFPILDGGMILFLLVESVMRRDLNPAWKERIYQAAFFVILLVFGLIIFNDVSKFAIFHHTR, encoded by the coding sequence TTGAGCCTTTTTTCGCATCTTCCTGGCCTGATCAACTTCGTTCTTATCCTTGGCGTAATGGTTCTGGTGCATGAGTTTGGCCATTTCCTCGTTGCGAAACTTTGCGGCGTCCGGGTAGAAGCCTTTGCCTTCGGCTTTGGTAAGCGTCTCTTTGGCTACCGTGGAAAGAGCGGCACAGACTACCGCATCAACCTCTTCCCCTTCGGCGGTTACGTCAAAATGACGGGCGAAATCGAGGTAGATGGCATCGCCCACACGGACGACACCGCACCTCGCGATGACGCGGGAAACTTCAACGTCAAGCCGCGCTGGCAGCGCATTCTCATCGCCCTCGCGGGCCCCGTCTTCAACTTCATCCTCGCCTTCTTCATCCTCTTCGCCGTCAACCTCTTCCACCACGAAGTAGCGGAAGGTCTGCAGGGCGCGGCTGTAATCGACTACGTAGCCAAAGGCTCCGCCGCCGACGCAGCCGGACTTCAGTTGGGTGACACCATCACCCGTTTTGATAAGGTCGAAAATCCCGCCTGGCTCGACATTTTCAACCGCTCCATGCTGCATCTGAACCAACCCGTTGCGATCTCCTATCTGCACAACGGCCAGTCTGTGGACAAGCAGATCATCATCACCTCCAACGGCAAGCTGGACGACTACGACCCCATCGCCACAGGCTGGATTCCCCGTGCGCAGAACACGCCGCTCATCGTCGCCTCCGTTCTTCCGGACAGTGCGATGTCTGAAGCAGGCGCGCAGGCTGGCGACAGAATCGCCACCATCGACGGTCTTCCTTTGCGTTCCACCGAAGCCACCAGCGCATACATGACCGACCAGAAGGGTCAGCCCATCACGCTGGGCATCCTACGCAACAACGCGTCCCTGACGCTGAAGGCGACCCCACGTCTCACCGAAGTCCCAAAACGGGGCAAGGTCTACCGCCTCGGGTTCAGCGTCAACCCACCGCCAGCCCGCGTCGAGCGCATGTCGTTTGCAGGCGCCGTAAAGCAATCCTGGGATGACAACAAGAAGACCTCCCTGCTGATCGTGGATATGCTCCACGGCATGTTCACACGGGAAGTCTCTGTCCGCAACGTCTCCGGCCCCGTCGGCATCTTCCAGCAGATCGACACCGCCTCCAGCATCAGCAAGTGGTACGTCCTCATGCTGGCCGCCGGAATCAGCGTGAACCTCGGCATCTTCAACCTGCTGCCCTTCCCGATCCTCGATGGAGGCATGATCCTCTTCCTCCTCGTCGAAAGCGTGATGCGCCGCGACCTGAACCCGGCATGGAAGGAACGCATCTACCAGGCCGCGTTCTTCGTCATCCTTCTCGTCTTCGGTCTCATCATCTTCAACGACGTCTCGAAGTTCGCGATCTTCCACCACACGAGATAA
- a CDS encoding L-seryl-tRNA selenium transferase — MNLKSGWNRRSFLSTLGAATGSLFANPKLHAAKSKASAHGVDGSPIVPITSGLGSTGDIYAELGVKPLVNIVGTVTVIGGSVMKPEVMELIRRGNEHFVLIDELEIAAGKFIAKLCKSPEGYTGLVTGGAAAAMVVGYAAMMTEDLEPRMKQVPDTTGFPRTEVIIQKSHRYNFDHQIRQTGAKLIEVETREEMIAAINPKTLAIHFTNIQSNMGKVSGPETVAIAKAHNIYTFNDASADVPPKERLWEYPAVGFDMVTFSGGKDICGPQASGILIGKEELIRWSLLNMSPQEDRIGRCCKVGKETIFGLLKALELFVNQDYDAVLRMYDARAQVITDAVKKFGVTALPRKFDPQALGNVTPHYSWQIDQTKLKITAQEVMQQLADTPKLGIGSFGAGAAGMRGRNPDAPQHPEGEAPRPRRNRPAPDPTTFGFAVWQIKDGEDKFIADRLVEIFKAAPKA; from the coding sequence ATGAATCTGAAGTCCGGTTGGAATCGTCGATCTTTTCTCTCCACCCTTGGTGCTGCTACGGGCAGTCTGTTTGCCAATCCCAAGTTGCATGCTGCGAAGTCCAAGGCATCCGCGCACGGTGTAGACGGCAGCCCCATTGTGCCGATTACCTCCGGTCTCGGTTCGACGGGCGACATCTACGCCGAGCTTGGGGTGAAGCCGCTGGTCAATATTGTTGGAACGGTGACTGTCATCGGTGGATCGGTGATGAAGCCCGAAGTGATGGAGCTGATCCGCAGAGGCAACGAGCACTTTGTCCTGATCGACGAACTGGAGATTGCAGCGGGCAAGTTCATTGCGAAGCTTTGTAAGTCTCCCGAAGGCTACACCGGCCTGGTTACGGGTGGAGCGGCTGCGGCCATGGTCGTGGGTTACGCCGCCATGATGACCGAAGATCTCGAACCCCGCATGAAGCAGGTTCCGGACACGACCGGCTTCCCGCGCACAGAGGTCATCATCCAGAAGAGCCATCGCTACAACTTCGATCACCAGATCCGCCAGACCGGCGCAAAGCTGATTGAGGTGGAGACGCGCGAGGAAATGATCGCCGCAATCAATCCGAAGACGCTGGCCATTCACTTCACCAACATCCAGTCCAACATGGGCAAGGTCAGCGGACCGGAGACCGTTGCGATCGCGAAGGCGCACAACATCTACACCTTCAACGATGCGTCGGCGGACGTTCCGCCCAAGGAGCGTCTGTGGGAGTATCCCGCAGTCGGCTTCGACATGGTGACGTTCTCGGGCGGCAAGGACATCTGCGGACCGCAGGCCTCCGGCATTCTGATCGGCAAGGAAGAGTTGATCCGCTGGTCTCTGCTGAACATGAGTCCGCAGGAAGATCGTATCGGCCGTTGCTGCAAGGTGGGCAAGGAGACGATCTTCGGCCTGCTGAAGGCGTTGGAGCTCTTCGTTAACCAAGATTACGACGCCGTGCTTCGGATGTACGACGCGCGTGCTCAGGTGATTACGGACGCCGTGAAGAAGTTTGGTGTGACGGCGCTTCCACGTAAGTTCGATCCCCAGGCGCTCGGCAACGTAACACCCCATTACAGCTGGCAGATCGACCAGACCAAGCTGAAGATCACCGCGCAGGAAGTCATGCAGCAGCTTGCAGACACACCGAAGCTTGGCATTGGAAGCTTTGGTGCAGGCGCGGCAGGCATGCGGGGACGCAATCCGGACGCTCCGCAGCATCCTGAGGGCGAAGCACCACGTCCGCGACGGAACCGTCCCGCTCCGGATCCCACCACTTTTGGGTTTGCCGTTTGGCAGATCAAAGACGGCGAGGACAAGTTCATCGCTGATCGCCTGGTGGAGATCTTCAAGGCTGCGCCTAAGGCGTAG
- a CDS encoding RidA family protein, whose amino-acid sequence MNSRRSFFGKIAAMAAVVTGTKLFAQQAAPVPAPGAAPAGGPGGDRPRRGGGNHIHNGIYYFSGTGSNDGYPREDHVLVTDPFEKHVTRTMDALKKSVERAGCTMDSIIHLEVFLCLPHADTIPMPTGSARFAAHKAQYDALNKIYGTYFSPGKAPSRACMALEWIPGDSLIEIVGSAIVVNPPAPPAGE is encoded by the coding sequence ATGAATAGTCGACGTAGCTTCTTTGGCAAGATCGCTGCGATGGCGGCTGTCGTAACCGGTACCAAACTCTTCGCGCAGCAGGCTGCACCCGTTCCTGCTCCTGGCGCAGCACCGGCGGGCGGACCGGGTGGAGATCGCCCGCGTCGTGGTGGCGGAAACCATATCCACAACGGCATCTATTACTTCTCCGGAACCGGCTCGAATGATGGCTATCCCCGCGAAGATCATGTGCTGGTCACGGATCCATTTGAGAAGCACGTCACGCGGACGATGGATGCGTTGAAGAAGTCCGTCGAACGCGCGGGATGCACGATGGACAGCATCATTCATCTGGAAGTTTTTCTCTGCCTCCCCCACGCGGACACGATTCCCATGCCGACCGGCAGTGCGCGATTTGCAGCGCATAAAGCGCAGTACGACGCGTTGAACAAGATCTATGGAACGTACTTCAGCCCGGGCAAGGCTCCTTCACGCGCCTGCATGGCGTTGGAGTGGATTCCTGGCGATTCGCTGATTGAGATTGTTGGAAGCGCCATAGTGGTCAATCCACCCGCACCCCCTGCTGGTGAATAG
- a CDS encoding Na+/H+ antiporter, with amino-acid sequence MAEGFQVESVQGLLLGLLAMMVIIAGFARRLNVSYPIVLVIAGLVVSFIPGVPRFPLAPDVVFLVFLPPLLFAAAWQTSLREFRQNIASISMLAIGLVAFTVWVVAETADRFIPELDWKAGFLLGAIVSPTDAVAATSIARRLGLPRRIVDVLEGESLVNDATGLLALEFGIDMLLRGQPPTVTQGLLRLLWLLGGGVLVGLLIAVVVSWFERWVDDGPVEIAISVIVPYGAYLAGESVKASGVIAVVACGLYMARKSTEYFSPDTRLQVVSVWSALTFLLNGLVFLLIGLQLPYVLAGIRGYSHLALIGYGVAFSAILITARMIWVFPGAWVARTLIPRILHTGDTKAPAAQVFVVGWTGMRGVVALAAASSLPYVLGNGQPFAARNLIVFLTFVVILVTLVVQGLTLPPLIKALGLSDQGVDCEEGDARRIVLEAAIAYLEQPREGKSEQIRHAYEDLLHQYEHRLEGLTECGDPSVVSDPPPMREAARMTLQVERQALIQLRDQDRISDDTLRMLERELDLADSRLGSISASTNAG; translated from the coding sequence ATGGCGGAGGGGTTTCAGGTGGAGTCGGTGCAGGGCCTGCTGCTAGGGCTTCTGGCCATGATGGTGATCATCGCCGGCTTTGCGCGCAGGTTGAACGTCTCGTATCCGATTGTCCTGGTGATCGCGGGCCTGGTGGTGAGCTTTATTCCCGGAGTGCCGCGTTTCCCCCTGGCTCCCGATGTCGTGTTTCTCGTCTTTCTCCCACCGCTCCTGTTTGCCGCGGCATGGCAGACCTCCTTGCGAGAGTTTCGCCAGAACATTGCTTCGATTTCCATGCTGGCCATTGGATTGGTTGCGTTTACCGTCTGGGTGGTAGCTGAAACGGCGGACCGCTTTATTCCGGAGCTGGACTGGAAGGCTGGGTTTCTTCTGGGGGCGATCGTCTCGCCCACGGACGCCGTGGCGGCGACCTCCATCGCGCGGCGGCTTGGCCTGCCACGACGGATCGTGGATGTGCTGGAGGGCGAAAGCCTCGTCAACGATGCGACTGGCCTGCTGGCGCTGGAGTTCGGCATCGACATGCTGTTGCGCGGACAGCCGCCGACTGTGACCCAAGGGCTTCTGCGGCTGCTCTGGCTGCTGGGCGGCGGCGTGCTTGTCGGGCTGTTGATTGCGGTGGTGGTGTCGTGGTTCGAACGCTGGGTGGATGATGGTCCCGTGGAGATTGCGATCTCTGTGATCGTGCCGTACGGCGCGTATCTTGCCGGGGAGTCGGTCAAGGCTTCGGGCGTGATCGCCGTCGTCGCCTGCGGTCTCTACATGGCGCGCAAAAGCACGGAATACTTCTCCCCCGACACGCGATTGCAGGTCGTTTCGGTTTGGAGTGCACTGACATTTCTACTGAATGGTCTGGTCTTCCTTCTGATCGGCCTGCAGCTTCCCTATGTTCTTGCGGGCATTCGCGGCTACAGCCATCTGGCGCTCATTGGATACGGTGTGGCGTTCTCTGCGATCCTGATCACGGCGCGCATGATCTGGGTCTTCCCTGGGGCATGGGTAGCGAGGACCCTTATCCCGAGAATTCTGCACACCGGGGATACGAAGGCTCCTGCGGCGCAGGTCTTTGTGGTGGGTTGGACCGGGATGCGTGGTGTGGTGGCCCTGGCCGCTGCCAGTTCGCTGCCCTATGTCCTGGGGAATGGGCAGCCCTTTGCCGCACGGAACCTTATCGTATTCCTTACGTTTGTCGTCATCCTGGTGACGTTGGTGGTGCAGGGCCTTACGCTGCCTCCGCTCATCAAGGCGCTGGGTTTGAGTGATCAGGGCGTGGATTGCGAGGAGGGCGATGCCCGTCGCATCGTTCTGGAGGCTGCGATTGCCTATCTGGAGCAGCCGCGCGAAGGGAAGAGCGAGCAGATACGGCATGCCTATGAGGACCTGTTGCATCAGTACGAACATCGCCTGGAGGGGCTGACCGAGTGCGGCGATCCTTCGGTCGTGAGCGATCCGCCACCGATGCGCGAGGCGGCCAGGATGACCCTGCAAGTGGAGCGGCAGGCCCTGATTCAGCTGCGCGACCAGGATCGCATCTCCGATGACACCCTGCGCATGCTGGAGAGGGAACTCGATCTCGCGGACAGCAGGCTCGGGTCGATCAGCGCGAGTACAAACGCTGGCTGA
- a CDS encoding penicillin acylase family protein — MSTSRPSPSVPSWQPPARPFSRTASWLRRLVFVLLGFVLLVAACVLGARLWFSHALRASLPVVEGSLPVGGLSASVRVERNEHGIPHITASTMDDLIFAQGFTTAQDRLWQMDVLRRHGAGELAAIFGSALIPHDRLQRYLQIRAAADRAVANLDPAEHHWLDTYARGVNALIDSQTGQLPAEFRVLGYKPAPWTARDSLLIALVMAQDLSTKFPDKLNREAVMARLSPELQADLYPVGSWRDHPPSEGKPDLTVPKEFIEIPLDASQASLRSPEHTRELAEVESILAPFVSRYRCEDCTAGSNNWVVAGAHTASGHPLLADDMHLALGIPGIWYEADLEAPNFHATGVSLPGVPFIIVGHNQHIAWGFTNSGADVQDLYVETVDHDRYKTPDGTWLPLEHAHELIQVAHGRNVDLDITLTRHGNVSTPILSPLYPKETRQIALRWNVYDPAVIRSPFALVNSAQNWTEFLDAFRNFGAPSQSVVYADDQGHIGYHLLGKIPLRGEATHASGLTPVPVTSGTYEWSGYIPFDMLPQVFDPPGGILATANSRITDENYPFAISLDWGIPYRNERIWKVLASKQDLTLDDMSALQNDTFSALDQTIAHRLAYAIDHAKAPSKRLRQAADLLRSWDGNVTIESPAPAIVAATKDALWPMLLEPHLGDAAKLYTWGEKSFVLEELIARTPAQWLPADKSDWNELLTSALDKGLNQASAPSNLEKWHWGDQNRLAENHPIFGKAVWMRPIVGRNTGAPSLPLAGDISAVRSVSPDHGPSQRFTVDPYDPEHATMVIPYGQSGNLASPWYMDQFPSWYSGRPLPLPFNFNGAGSHLLTLTPK; from the coding sequence ATGAGTACCTCAAGACCATCCCCATCCGTTCCCTCCTGGCAGCCGCCTGCGCGTCCGTTCTCGCGCACGGCATCATGGCTGCGTCGCCTCGTTTTTGTCCTCCTGGGTTTTGTTCTTTTGGTCGCTGCCTGCGTCCTGGGCGCGCGCCTGTGGTTCTCCCATGCACTGCGCGCCTCGCTTCCGGTGGTCGAAGGTTCGCTGCCGGTCGGCGGCCTCAGCGCCTCCGTGCGCGTGGAGCGGAATGAGCACGGCATCCCGCACATCACGGCGTCCACGATGGACGACCTCATCTTTGCGCAGGGCTTTACCACCGCGCAGGACCGCCTCTGGCAGATGGACGTTCTGCGCCGCCACGGAGCAGGCGAACTCGCGGCGATCTTCGGCAGCGCCCTCATCCCGCACGACCGTCTGCAGCGCTACCTGCAGATCCGTGCTGCAGCCGATCGCGCCGTCGCCAACCTCGACCCCGCTGAACACCACTGGCTGGACACTTACGCGCGGGGCGTCAACGCGCTCATCGACTCCCAAACAGGGCAGCTTCCCGCAGAGTTCCGTGTCCTCGGCTACAAACCAGCCCCGTGGACAGCGCGAGACTCCCTGCTCATCGCCCTCGTCATGGCGCAGGACCTCAGCACAAAGTTTCCCGACAAGCTGAACCGCGAAGCCGTCATGGCCAGACTTTCGCCGGAGCTACAGGCCGATCTCTACCCCGTGGGCTCGTGGCGAGACCATCCCCCCTCCGAGGGGAAGCCTGACCTTACCGTTCCCAAGGAGTTCATCGAGATCCCCCTCGACGCCTCGCAGGCCTCGCTCCGCAGCCCGGAACACACGCGCGAGTTGGCGGAAGTGGAATCCATCCTCGCGCCCTTCGTCTCGCGCTACCGTTGCGAAGACTGCACCGCCGGTTCCAATAACTGGGTCGTCGCCGGTGCGCACACCGCCTCCGGTCATCCTTTGCTCGCGGATGACATGCACCTCGCCCTCGGCATCCCCGGTATCTGGTACGAGGCCGATCTAGAAGCCCCCAACTTCCATGCCACCGGTGTTTCTCTTCCTGGCGTCCCTTTCATCATCGTCGGCCACAACCAGCACATCGCCTGGGGCTTCACCAACAGCGGCGCGGACGTGCAGGACCTCTACGTCGAAACCGTGGACCACGACCGCTACAAGACGCCGGACGGTACATGGCTTCCACTGGAGCACGCGCACGAACTCATCCAGGTCGCCCACGGCCGGAACGTCGATCTCGACATCACGCTCACACGGCACGGCAATGTCTCGACACCGATCCTCTCCCCGCTTTATCCCAAAGAGACGCGCCAGATCGCTCTGCGTTGGAACGTCTACGATCCCGCTGTAATTCGTTCTCCCTTTGCGCTCGTGAACTCCGCGCAGAACTGGACTGAGTTCCTCGACGCCTTTCGCAACTTCGGCGCGCCGTCTCAGAGCGTCGTCTATGCGGACGACCAGGGCCACATCGGATACCACCTTCTCGGCAAGATCCCTCTGCGCGGCGAAGCCACACACGCCAGCGGTCTCACGCCCGTTCCCGTCACCTCCGGCACCTACGAATGGAGCGGATATATCCCCTTCGACATGCTTCCCCAGGTCTTCGATCCTCCGGGAGGCATCCTCGCCACCGCCAACTCGCGCATCACGGATGAAAACTATCCCTTCGCCATCTCTCTGGACTGGGGCATACCTTACCGCAACGAACGCATCTGGAAGGTTCTCGCCTCGAAACAGGACCTGACCCTCGACGACATGTCCGCGTTGCAGAACGACACCTTCTCTGCACTCGACCAGACCATCGCCCACCGTCTTGCCTACGCGATCGATCACGCAAAGGCACCCTCCAAGCGACTTCGTCAGGCGGCCGATCTTCTGCGCTCCTGGGACGGCAACGTCACCATCGAATCTCCCGCACCCGCCATCGTAGCCGCTACAAAAGATGCTCTCTGGCCCATGCTCCTGGAACCTCATCTCGGGGACGCCGCCAAGCTCTACACCTGGGGAGAGAAGAGCTTCGTTCTGGAAGAACTCATCGCACGAACACCCGCACAGTGGCTCCCCGCAGACAAGTCCGACTGGAACGAGCTTCTTACCTCCGCACTCGACAAGGGCCTGAATCAGGCCAGCGCTCCCTCGAACCTGGAGAAGTGGCATTGGGGCGATCAGAACCGTCTCGCAGAAAATCATCCCATCTTCGGCAAGGCGGTATGGATGCGGCCCATCGTCGGACGCAACACGGGAGCACCGTCACTCCCGCTCGCAGGAGACATCTCCGCAGTGCGTTCCGTCAGCCCCGACCATGGTCCCTCGCAGCGCTTCACGGTCGACCCCTACGATCCGGAACATGCCACGATGGTGATTCCCTACGGCCAGTCCGGCAACCTCGCAAGCCCCTGGTACATGGACCAATTTCCCTCCTGGTACAGCGGCCGGCCGTTGCCGCTACCCTTCAACTTCAATGGCGCGGGTTCCCACCTGCTCACACTCACTCCCAAATGA
- a CDS encoding polyprenyl synthetase family protein has protein sequence MIEVLSSVIELLKSGAAATDAALERLLPGSEIAPHSIHRSMRYSVFAGGKRLRPILCMEAGRMVAGKLPAGIADLGSALEMLHTYSLIHDDLPSFDDDDLRRGKPTSHIVFGEAIAILTGDALQTFAYETLSRLSCPAEATVQIIREIAIATGTGVGPTDGTGLPYGMIGGQVLDIEGEGTKPTAEQVDRIHRAKTGALITTSIVTGGIFAGASAETVEHLRLFGQRAGLAFQIVDDVLDMTQSSEDLGKTAGKDTASDKVTWPAVFGIEASLAQADTLIEEAFAELESYGSAADSLKSVARYLVERKN, from the coding sequence ATGATCGAAGTCCTCTCCTCAGTTATTGAACTTTTGAAAAGCGGCGCTGCGGCAACTGACGCGGCGCTGGAACGTCTTCTGCCTGGTTCGGAGATTGCCCCCCACTCCATCCATCGCTCCATGCGTTACAGCGTCTTCGCGGGAGGGAAACGACTTCGTCCCATCCTCTGCATGGAAGCCGGGCGCATGGTTGCGGGCAAGCTTCCTGCCGGCATCGCGGACCTCGGCTCCGCGCTCGAGATGCTGCATACCTATTCCTTGATCCACGACGATCTGCCTTCGTTCGATGACGACGATCTCCGCCGCGGCAAGCCCACCTCGCATATCGTCTTCGGAGAAGCCATCGCCATCCTCACAGGCGACGCTCTGCAGACCTTCGCCTACGAGACACTGTCGCGACTCTCCTGCCCTGCGGAAGCGACCGTTCAAATCATCCGCGAGATCGCGATTGCTACCGGAACGGGAGTAGGTCCCACGGACGGGACAGGTCTCCCCTACGGCATGATCGGCGGCCAGGTCCTCGACATCGAAGGGGAAGGCACCAAACCCACCGCCGAACAGGTCGACAGAATCCATCGCGCCAAGACCGGCGCGCTTATTACTACTTCCATCGTCACTGGGGGCATCTTCGCCGGAGCCAGCGCAGAGACGGTCGAACATCTCCGTCTCTTTGGCCAGCGCGCAGGTCTAGCCTTCCAGATCGTGGACGACGTGCTCGACATGACGCAGAGCTCCGAAGATCTCGGCAAGACCGCAGGCAAGGACACCGCCAGCGACAAGGTCACATGGCCCGCCGTCTTCGGCATTGAAGCGTCGCTCGCCCAGGCTGACACGCTTATCGAAGAAGCCTTCGCTGAACTTGAGTCCTATGGCTCCGCCGCGGATTCTTTAAAATCCGTAGCTCGCTACCTCGTAGAACGCAAGAACTAA
- a CDS encoding metal-sulfur cluster assembly factor, whose amino-acid sequence MPFTQADLLRALHDCFDPQLKCNIVDLGLVDSLSLQEDLEAPGRNIPGVPQKYRATITLIPTNTDELWQSQMAAQIENRLAGLENISTSKAAFITTKIWTPDRISPAGRRTLGLDRPKPNQLVEIKLP is encoded by the coding sequence ATGCCCTTCACCCAAGCCGACCTCCTCCGCGCCCTGCACGACTGCTTTGATCCGCAGCTCAAGTGCAACATCGTCGACCTCGGTCTGGTCGACAGTCTCTCTTTACAGGAAGATCTCGAAGCTCCGGGACGCAACATCCCCGGCGTCCCTCAGAAATACCGTGCCACCATTACACTCATCCCCACCAACACGGATGAGCTCTGGCAGTCCCAGATGGCTGCGCAAATAGAAAACCGCCTCGCCGGGCTCGAAAATATCAGCACCAGCAAAGCGGCTTTTATCACAACAAAAATCTGGACTCCAGACCGTATCAGCCCTGCGGGACGCCGCACCCTCGGCCTCGACCGCCCCAAACCCAATCAGCTAGTCGAGATCAAACTCCCGTAG